A section of the Canis lupus baileyi chromosome 5, mCanLup2.hap1, whole genome shotgun sequence genome encodes:
- the OTUD3 gene encoding OTU domain-containing protein 3 isoform X1, whose product MSRKQAAKGRPGSGSRKAEAERKRDERAARRALAKERRNRPESGGGGGCEEECVSFANQLQALGLKLREVPGDGNCLFRALGDQLEGHSRNHLKHRQETVDYMIKQREDFEPFVEDDIPFEKHVASLAKPGTFAGNDAIVAFARNHQLNVVIHQLNAPLWQIRGTEKSSVRELHIAYRCGEHYDSVRRLNDNSEAPAHLQTDFQMLHQDESNKREKIKTKGIDFEDDLRDEVEDAVQKVCNATGCSDFNLIVQNLEAENYNIESAIIAMLQMNQGKRNNTEENLESGGRVLKQCGPLWEEGGSGTRLFGNQGVNEGRTENNKERASPSEENKANKNQLPKVTNKQRREQQRLEKKKRQEERHRHKALESRSGHRDSSRSEAEANTQVTLVKTFAALNI is encoded by the exons ATGTCCCGAAAGCAGGCGGCGAAGGGCCGGCCGGGCAGCGGCAGCCGGAAGGCCGAGGCCGAGCGCAAGCGCGACGAGCGGGCGGCACGCCGGGCCCTGGCCAAGGAGCGGCGGAACCGGCCGGagtccggcggcggcggcggctgcgagGAGGAGTGCGTCAGCTTCGCCAACCAGCTgcaggccctggggctgaagcTGCGGGAGGTGCCGGGGGACGG CAATTGCCTATTCAGAGCACTTGGTGATCAGTTGGAGGGACACTCACGAAATCATCTCAAGCACCGACAAGAGACAGTGGATTACATGATAAAGCAGCGGGAAGATTTTGAACCCTTTGTAGAAGATGACATTCCTTTTGAGAAACATG TGGCCAGTTTGGCAAAGCCTGGCACCTTTGCTGGCAATGATGCAATCGTAGCCTTTGCAAGAAATCATCAGTTGAATGTGGTGATTCATCAACTTAATGCCCCTTTGTGGCAG ATTCGTGGCACGGAGAAAAGCAGTGTGCGGGAGTTACATATTGCATATCGGTGCGGAGAGCACTATGACAGCGTTCGGAGGCTCAATGACAACTCGGAAGCCCCCGCACACCTCCAGACTGAT tTTCAGATGCTTCATCAAGATGAATCCAATAAAAGGGAAAAGATCAAGACGAAGGGCATTGACTTTGAAGATGACCTGAGAGATGAAGTAGAAGATGCTGTCCAGAAAGTTTGCAATGCAACTGGTTGTTCA GATTTTAATTTGATAGTCCAGAACCTGGAAGCTGAAAATTATAATATTGAATCTGCAATAATTGCCATGCTTCAGATGAACCAGGGGAAAAGAAATA ATACAGAGGAGAACCTTGAGTCCGGCGGCCGAGTTCTGAAGCAATGTGGCCCTTTATGGGAGGAGGGTGGCAGTGGCACCCGACTCTTTGGAAATCAGGGTGTAAATGAAGGCAGAACTGAAAACAATAAGGAGCGGGCCAGCCCtagtgaagaaaacaaagcaaataaaaaccagCTCCCAAAG GTCACCAACAAACAGAGGCGGGAGCAGCAGCGCCTGGAGAAAAAGAAGCGACAGGAGGAGAGGCACCGCCACAAAGCCCTGGAGAGCCGGAGTGGCCATAGGGACAGCAGCCGCAGTGAAGCGGAGGCCAACACGCAGGTCACCTTGGTGAAGACCTTTGCTGCTCTCAACATCTGA
- the OTUD3 gene encoding OTU domain-containing protein 3 isoform X2: MSRKQAAKGRPGSGSRKAEAERKRDERAARRALAKERRNRPESGGGGGCEEECVSFANQLQALGLKLREVPGDGNCLFRALGDQLEGHSRNHLKHRQETVDYMIKQREDFEPFVEDDIPFEKHVASLAKPGTFAGNDAIVAFARNHQLNVVIHQLNAPLWQIRGTEKSSVRELHIAYRCGEHYDSVRRLNDNSEAPAHLQTDFQMLHQDESNKREKIKTKGIDFEDDLRDEVEDAVQKVCNATGCSDFNLIVQNLEAENYNIESAIIAMLQMNQGKRNKENLESGGRVLKQCGPLWEEGGSGTRLFGNQGVNEGRTENNKERASPSEENKANKNQLPKVTNKQRREQQRLEKKKRQEERHRHKALESRSGHRDSSRSEAEANTQVTLVKTFAALNI; the protein is encoded by the exons ATGTCCCGAAAGCAGGCGGCGAAGGGCCGGCCGGGCAGCGGCAGCCGGAAGGCCGAGGCCGAGCGCAAGCGCGACGAGCGGGCGGCACGCCGGGCCCTGGCCAAGGAGCGGCGGAACCGGCCGGagtccggcggcggcggcggctgcgagGAGGAGTGCGTCAGCTTCGCCAACCAGCTgcaggccctggggctgaagcTGCGGGAGGTGCCGGGGGACGG CAATTGCCTATTCAGAGCACTTGGTGATCAGTTGGAGGGACACTCACGAAATCATCTCAAGCACCGACAAGAGACAGTGGATTACATGATAAAGCAGCGGGAAGATTTTGAACCCTTTGTAGAAGATGACATTCCTTTTGAGAAACATG TGGCCAGTTTGGCAAAGCCTGGCACCTTTGCTGGCAATGATGCAATCGTAGCCTTTGCAAGAAATCATCAGTTGAATGTGGTGATTCATCAACTTAATGCCCCTTTGTGGCAG ATTCGTGGCACGGAGAAAAGCAGTGTGCGGGAGTTACATATTGCATATCGGTGCGGAGAGCACTATGACAGCGTTCGGAGGCTCAATGACAACTCGGAAGCCCCCGCACACCTCCAGACTGAT tTTCAGATGCTTCATCAAGATGAATCCAATAAAAGGGAAAAGATCAAGACGAAGGGCATTGACTTTGAAGATGACCTGAGAGATGAAGTAGAAGATGCTGTCCAGAAAGTTTGCAATGCAACTGGTTGTTCA GATTTTAATTTGATAGTCCAGAACCTGGAAGCTGAAAATTATAATATTGAATCTGCAATAATTGCCATGCTTCAGATGAACCAGGGGAAAAGAAATA AGGAGAACCTTGAGTCCGGCGGCCGAGTTCTGAAGCAATGTGGCCCTTTATGGGAGGAGGGTGGCAGTGGCACCCGACTCTTTGGAAATCAGGGTGTAAATGAAGGCAGAACTGAAAACAATAAGGAGCGGGCCAGCCCtagtgaagaaaacaaagcaaataaaaaccagCTCCCAAAG GTCACCAACAAACAGAGGCGGGAGCAGCAGCGCCTGGAGAAAAAGAAGCGACAGGAGGAGAGGCACCGCCACAAAGCCCTGGAGAGCCGGAGTGGCCATAGGGACAGCAGCCGCAGTGAAGCGGAGGCCAACACGCAGGTCACCTTGGTGAAGACCTTTGCTGCTCTCAACATCTGA
- the OTUD3 gene encoding OTU domain-containing protein 3 isoform X4, whose translation MSRKQAAKGRPGSGSRKAEAERKRDERAARRALAKERRNRPESGGGGGCEEECVSFANQLQALGLKLREVPGDGNCLFRALGDQLEGHSRNHLKHRQETVDYMIKQREDFEPFVEDDIPFEKHVASLAKPGTFAGNDAIVAFARNHQLNVVIHQLNAPLWQFQMLHQDESNKREKIKTKGIDFEDDLRDEVEDAVQKVCNATGCSDFNLIVQNLEAENYNIESAIIAMLQMNQGKRNNTEENLESGGRVLKQCGPLWEEGGSGTRLFGNQGVNEGRTENNKERASPSEENKANKNQLPKVTNKQRREQQRLEKKKRQEERHRHKALESRSGHRDSSRSEAEANTQVTLVKTFAALNI comes from the exons ATGTCCCGAAAGCAGGCGGCGAAGGGCCGGCCGGGCAGCGGCAGCCGGAAGGCCGAGGCCGAGCGCAAGCGCGACGAGCGGGCGGCACGCCGGGCCCTGGCCAAGGAGCGGCGGAACCGGCCGGagtccggcggcggcggcggctgcgagGAGGAGTGCGTCAGCTTCGCCAACCAGCTgcaggccctggggctgaagcTGCGGGAGGTGCCGGGGGACGG CAATTGCCTATTCAGAGCACTTGGTGATCAGTTGGAGGGACACTCACGAAATCATCTCAAGCACCGACAAGAGACAGTGGATTACATGATAAAGCAGCGGGAAGATTTTGAACCCTTTGTAGAAGATGACATTCCTTTTGAGAAACATG TGGCCAGTTTGGCAAAGCCTGGCACCTTTGCTGGCAATGATGCAATCGTAGCCTTTGCAAGAAATCATCAGTTGAATGTGGTGATTCATCAACTTAATGCCCCTTTGTGGCAG tTTCAGATGCTTCATCAAGATGAATCCAATAAAAGGGAAAAGATCAAGACGAAGGGCATTGACTTTGAAGATGACCTGAGAGATGAAGTAGAAGATGCTGTCCAGAAAGTTTGCAATGCAACTGGTTGTTCA GATTTTAATTTGATAGTCCAGAACCTGGAAGCTGAAAATTATAATATTGAATCTGCAATAATTGCCATGCTTCAGATGAACCAGGGGAAAAGAAATA ATACAGAGGAGAACCTTGAGTCCGGCGGCCGAGTTCTGAAGCAATGTGGCCCTTTATGGGAGGAGGGTGGCAGTGGCACCCGACTCTTTGGAAATCAGGGTGTAAATGAAGGCAGAACTGAAAACAATAAGGAGCGGGCCAGCCCtagtgaagaaaacaaagcaaataaaaaccagCTCCCAAAG GTCACCAACAAACAGAGGCGGGAGCAGCAGCGCCTGGAGAAAAAGAAGCGACAGGAGGAGAGGCACCGCCACAAAGCCCTGGAGAGCCGGAGTGGCCATAGGGACAGCAGCCGCAGTGAAGCGGAGGCCAACACGCAGGTCACCTTGGTGAAGACCTTTGCTGCTCTCAACATCTGA
- the OTUD3 gene encoding OTU domain-containing protein 3 isoform X3 produces the protein MSRKQAAKGRPGSGSRKAEAERKRDERAARRALAKERRNRPESGGGGGCEEDNCLFRALGDQLEGHSRNHLKHRQETVDYMIKQREDFEPFVEDDIPFEKHVASLAKPGTFAGNDAIVAFARNHQLNVVIHQLNAPLWQIRGTEKSSVRELHIAYRCGEHYDSVRRLNDNSEAPAHLQTDFQMLHQDESNKREKIKTKGIDFEDDLRDEVEDAVQKVCNATGCSDFNLIVQNLEAENYNIESAIIAMLQMNQGKRNNTEENLESGGRVLKQCGPLWEEGGSGTRLFGNQGVNEGRTENNKERASPSEENKANKNQLPKVTNKQRREQQRLEKKKRQEERHRHKALESRSGHRDSSRSEAEANTQVTLVKTFAALNI, from the exons ATGTCCCGAAAGCAGGCGGCGAAGGGCCGGCCGGGCAGCGGCAGCCGGAAGGCCGAGGCCGAGCGCAAGCGCGACGAGCGGGCGGCACGCCGGGCCCTGGCCAAGGAGCGGCGGAACCGGCCGGagtccggcggcggcggcggctgcgagGAGGA CAATTGCCTATTCAGAGCACTTGGTGATCAGTTGGAGGGACACTCACGAAATCATCTCAAGCACCGACAAGAGACAGTGGATTACATGATAAAGCAGCGGGAAGATTTTGAACCCTTTGTAGAAGATGACATTCCTTTTGAGAAACATG TGGCCAGTTTGGCAAAGCCTGGCACCTTTGCTGGCAATGATGCAATCGTAGCCTTTGCAAGAAATCATCAGTTGAATGTGGTGATTCATCAACTTAATGCCCCTTTGTGGCAG ATTCGTGGCACGGAGAAAAGCAGTGTGCGGGAGTTACATATTGCATATCGGTGCGGAGAGCACTATGACAGCGTTCGGAGGCTCAATGACAACTCGGAAGCCCCCGCACACCTCCAGACTGAT tTTCAGATGCTTCATCAAGATGAATCCAATAAAAGGGAAAAGATCAAGACGAAGGGCATTGACTTTGAAGATGACCTGAGAGATGAAGTAGAAGATGCTGTCCAGAAAGTTTGCAATGCAACTGGTTGTTCA GATTTTAATTTGATAGTCCAGAACCTGGAAGCTGAAAATTATAATATTGAATCTGCAATAATTGCCATGCTTCAGATGAACCAGGGGAAAAGAAATA ATACAGAGGAGAACCTTGAGTCCGGCGGCCGAGTTCTGAAGCAATGTGGCCCTTTATGGGAGGAGGGTGGCAGTGGCACCCGACTCTTTGGAAATCAGGGTGTAAATGAAGGCAGAACTGAAAACAATAAGGAGCGGGCCAGCCCtagtgaagaaaacaaagcaaataaaaaccagCTCCCAAAG GTCACCAACAAACAGAGGCGGGAGCAGCAGCGCCTGGAGAAAAAGAAGCGACAGGAGGAGAGGCACCGCCACAAAGCCCTGGAGAGCCGGAGTGGCCATAGGGACAGCAGCCGCAGTGAAGCGGAGGCCAACACGCAGGTCACCTTGGTGAAGACCTTTGCTGCTCTCAACATCTGA